The following proteins are encoded in a genomic region of [Eubacterium] hominis:
- a CDS encoding ABC transporter ATP-binding protein yields MAIRLEHITKIYGNKQNQCVALNDLSLSIQDGEFVAICGTSGSGKTTLFNIISGIDRKYEGDCYIDDVNIQTLSEDEMTKKRRQKIGVIFQFFNLISSLTVEENVRLSRELDGKKISEERLAEVLKELDLMNKRNCFISELSGGQQQRVGIARVLLSGAEIILADEPTGNLDSKNTQIILDIFKKLKEKKKTIIVITHDKHVANTADRIVYMKDGKIADEEL; encoded by the coding sequence ATGGCAATAAGATTAGAACATATTACAAAAATATATGGCAACAAACAAAATCAATGTGTTGCTTTAAATGACTTATCTTTATCCATTCAAGATGGAGAATTTGTTGCTATTTGTGGAACAAGCGGCAGTGGAAAAACAACATTATTCAATATTATAAGTGGTATTGATCGTAAATATGAAGGTGATTGTTATATAGATGATGTGAATATACAAACATTATCTGAGGATGAAATGACCAAGAAAAGAAGGCAAAAAATTGGTGTAATTTTTCAATTTTTCAATTTGATTTCATCCTTAACAGTAGAAGAAAATGTACGCTTAAGTAGAGAATTAGATGGCAAAAAAATATCAGAAGAACGTTTAGCTGAAGTTTTAAAAGAACTTGATTTAATGAATAAAAGAAACTGTTTTATCAGTGAGCTTTCAGGAGGTCAACAACAGCGTGTTGGTATTGCCAGAGTGTTATTGAGTGGCGCAGAAATCATTTTAGCGGATGAGCCAACAGGTAATTTAGATAGCAAAAATACACAGATTATACTAGATATATTTAAAAAATTGAAAGAAAAAAAGAAAACTATAATCGTGATCACACATGATAAGCATGTCGCAAATACGGCAGATCGTATTGTATATATGAAAGATGGAAAGATTGCAGATGAAGAACTATAA
- a CDS encoding ABC transporter permease, which yields MKNYKYLLKISKAYLKSNKKSVIPMLAIIFLSIFMLSSTVIIKDSYDKYDLKLSEKIFGNWDVHYTKQKEDLDDEYSSYLTTKNYRKNLALSYQNNRNDYAFFAVSCFDDTYPITVLEGTYPKNNKEIIIDESFAKQNNFHIGDYITLLDDENQEVNYKISGVFKENTWRPTLSFWTLMDSKDKNLLTEVYATFKQDISIQTFLENKPLTLEVNDGLINQKYHLNYRFDFIFYAFTLLIGICCFLFIYNVSAMYLKKRGHELKQLSYAGATKKQIRTFIFNEIILVNGLFGLLCLGCSVGFWFIVMNAFGESITKIFDLSIHLTFCANVKHLSIISCVVTLMLIITFILLLIKHQKPKSTKLHFRKLYITAGSMNFRIAIRDTLRTSYGIPISFIMILVTLFCISTNLIVGVWQEASLSSVDYVADVSANFDLFQKSGSEIHNLIQDLDKVCKGEEGTYQYYYGVRADAKAGNEEIDKVYTIDDKTYENLLKRHQIKDKESILVVNASNTNTEVSIHINEKWGETLAYLQYPCESIQDDTLSFDTPVVIVPATLTEQWQDAYPETYVEGNLKLNGPQASQKGASLQSYWNISENDHLYLIDNKENMEQNKRDINAIKIFIYGFYFIAIMVSICIIYNISLQYFLSKARDTYLLYTSGMTRKDISKQYIIQIMVISVISLCISFILLLGLNKLVSLYLNLNISFVMFLIQLIIYSIFLIVLLILVMKYIIKKYLNDIIEQNMN from the coding sequence ATGAAGAACTATAAATATTTATTGAAGATATCTAAAGCCTATTTGAAAAGCAATAAAAAATCTGTTATTCCCATGTTAGCTATCATTTTTTTGTCAATATTTATGTTATCTTCCACTGTGATTATCAAAGATTCTTATGATAAATATGATTTAAAACTAAGTGAAAAAATATTTGGTAACTGGGATGTTCACTATACGAAACAAAAGGAAGATTTAGATGATGAATATTCATCTTATTTGACCACAAAAAACTATCGCAAAAATTTAGCTTTATCCTATCAAAACAATCGTAATGACTATGCTTTTTTTGCGGTATCTTGCTTTGATGATACCTATCCTATTACAGTTCTAGAAGGTACATATCCTAAAAATAATAAAGAAATTATAATAGATGAATCATTCGCCAAACAAAATAATTTTCATATTGGTGATTATATAACATTACTTGATGATGAGAATCAGGAAGTGAATTATAAAATATCTGGGGTTTTTAAAGAAAATACTTGGCGCCCGACACTTTCTTTCTGGACATTGATGGATTCTAAAGATAAAAATCTATTGACGGAAGTATATGCAACATTTAAACAAGATATTTCTATTCAAACCTTTTTGGAAAATAAGCCATTGACATTGGAAGTAAATGATGGATTAATTAATCAAAAATATCATTTAAATTATAGATTTGATTTCATATTTTATGCATTTACTTTATTAATTGGCATATGCTGTTTTCTCTTTATTTATAATGTTTCTGCCATGTATTTGAAAAAAAGAGGACATGAACTTAAACAATTATCTTATGCAGGCGCAACAAAAAAACAAATACGTACTTTCATTTTTAATGAAATTATTTTGGTAAATGGATTATTTGGTTTACTTTGTTTAGGATGCAGTGTAGGTTTTTGGTTTATTGTTATGAATGCATTTGGCGAAAGTATAACGAAAATATTTGATTTATCTATTCACTTAACCTTTTGTGCTAATGTGAAACATTTAAGTATCATATCATGCGTTGTCACTTTAATGTTAATCATAACGTTTATACTTTTGTTGATAAAACACCAAAAGCCAAAATCAACAAAACTTCATTTTCGCAAGCTATATATAACAGCGGGTTCTATGAATTTTCGCATAGCAATAAGAGATACGTTAAGAACTAGCTATGGTATCCCAATTAGTTTTATTATGATACTTGTGACTTTATTTTGCATATCCACAAATTTAATAGTAGGTGTATGGCAAGAAGCAAGTTTATCTTCTGTAGATTATGTTGCGGATGTATCTGCTAATTTTGATCTTTTTCAAAAGAGTGGTAGTGAAATCCATAATCTTATACAGGATTTAGATAAAGTGTGCAAAGGAGAAGAGGGCACATACCAGTATTATTATGGTGTAAGGGCAGATGCAAAGGCAGGGAATGAGGAAATAGATAAAGTCTATACAATAGATGATAAAACATATGAAAATTTATTGAAAAGACATCAAATAAAAGACAAAGAAAGTATCCTTGTCGTGAATGCAAGTAATACAAATACAGAAGTTTCTATACATATAAATGAAAAATGGGGTGAAACTTTAGCTTATTTACAGTATCCTTGTGAAAGTATTCAAGATGATACACTGTCATTTGATACACCTGTAGTGATTGTCCCTGCCACATTAACAGAACAATGGCAAGATGCATATCCGGAAACATATGTAGAAGGCAATTTAAAATTGAATGGTCCTCAAGCTTCACAAAAAGGTGCGTCATTACAAAGCTATTGGAATATTTCAGAAAATGATCATTTATATCTAATAGATAATAAAGAAAATATGGAACAAAATAAAAGAGATATTAATGCTATAAAAATATTTATTTATGGGTTTTATTTCATAGCAATCATGGTTAGTATTTGTATTATTTACAATATATCCCTTCAATATTTCCTAAGTAAAGCAAGAGATACTTATTTATTATATACATCAGGAATGACAAGAAAAGATATATCTAAGCAATATATTATACAAATAATGGTGATTTCTGTAATTTCTTTATGTATTTCGTTTATTCTTTTATTAGGATTAAACAAATTAGTAAGTTTATATTTAAATTTAAATATATCATTTGTCATGTTCCTGATTCAATTAATAATATACTCTATATTTCTAATAGTTCTACTTATTCTTGTGATGAAATATATTATTAAAAAGTATCTTAATGATATCATAGAACAAAATATGAATTAG
- a CDS encoding helix-turn-helix transcriptional regulator: MPFEEKILNTNIEKSKRLGAFIRYHREEEKMSLSFMANTVKISKAYLSEIEHGKKTPQPYTLQQILKVLEIKFYPEMDLFYQSENLLKQLFENYSNLNEQEEIRCFDILNENSYFEYSYGFLQYYLMKFMYELRFHHNQTKINHYRKCIEKYINLLNEDEQSIFYDLCGQENIRKENYLEAAMLLNKSLACQSSITEPMVHYHLCAIHQYLNKAAIALSHCFKAQELFNKQFAFERMLYLAIYEANCYSGLRSYDKAEELYLFVLQKTNLTSLKHIQITIYNNLSWNALKQENYKKCVTYVKQAIQLSSKFIDIFIYLPISYYYLSDFDMCKASIEKYQSTYTDTNYHKYVLEALTFMMNHDFIQALNSLKKSLSLCKEYEMRIVILKQICFVLNKLKAYPELCEYQDMLLHAYEGY, from the coding sequence ATGCCATTTGAAGAAAAAATATTAAATACAAATATAGAAAAAAGTAAACGATTAGGTGCATTTATTCGTTATCATCGTGAGGAAGAAAAAATGTCATTAAGTTTTATGGCAAATACAGTCAAAATATCCAAAGCATACTTAAGTGAAATTGAACATGGTAAAAAAACACCTCAACCTTATACTCTTCAACAAATTTTAAAAGTTCTTGAAATCAAATTTTATCCAGAGATGGACTTATTTTATCAATCAGAAAACTTATTAAAACAATTGTTTGAAAATTATAGTAACTTAAATGAACAAGAAGAAATTCGTTGTTTTGACATTTTAAATGAGAATTCATACTTCGAGTATTCATATGGATTTTTACAATATTATCTCATGAAATTTATGTACGAGCTTAGATTCCACCATAATCAAACTAAAATAAATCACTATAGAAAATGTATAGAAAAGTATATAAATTTATTGAATGAAGATGAACAAAGTATCTTTTATGATTTATGTGGGCAAGAAAATATTCGTAAAGAAAATTATTTAGAAGCGGCTATGCTGTTAAATAAAAGCCTTGCTTGTCAATCTTCCATAACAGAACCAATGGTTCATTATCATTTATGCGCTATACATCAATATTTAAATAAAGCAGCAATTGCACTATCTCATTGTTTTAAAGCACAAGAATTATTCAACAAACAATTTGCTTTTGAACGTATGTTGTATTTGGCAATATATGAAGCTAATTGTTATTCAGGATTACGCAGCTATGACAAAGCAGAAGAATTATACCTTTTTGTATTACAAAAAACAAATCTTACTTCTTTAAAGCACATTCAAATCACAATTTATAACAATCTTTCATGGAATGCATTAAAACAAGAAAACTACAAGAAATGTGTTACTTATGTGAAACAAGCAATCCAACTTAGTTCTAAGTTTATTGATATTTTTATTTACCTTCCTATTTCTTACTATTATCTTTCTGATTTTGATATGTGCAAGGCTAGTATAGAAAAATATCAAAGTACATATACTGATACAAATTATCATAAATATGTATTAGAAGCATTAACATTTATGATGAATCATGATTTTATACAAGCTTTGAATTCCTTGAAAAAAAGTTTAAGCTTGTGCAAGGAATATGAAATGCGTATTGTTATTTTGAAACAAATTTGTTTCGTGCTAAACAAATTAAAAGCATATCCTGAACTTTGTGAATATCAGGATATGCTGCTTCATGCATATGAAGGATACTAA
- a CDS encoding RNA polymerase subunit sigma-54, translating to MKQDLIFQQKLTQTLQLSMSMKNSLDILKLNQEELLDYIEALVEKNPVIAYKPSTDMHTLLHETLSQTRTLKDDLYMQLHTFPYAYDERICTYLIESLDEHGFLTSTIKEYAQCLQVSEDTIEDHLEILQSFEPCGIAAFDSVDSIRLQLLHKHLFVSEYIFSNYPDDIIEKNYSKIAKSCHLSISEVMEALDHIKNCTPFPCSNYQNTKDPVVLPDFEVKVIGQEIELIPKQPGHFTIEDELAVMKEESEQIKQYFEEAYYFIDNLNKRNKTLMIMANELFHIQKNYFLYHDELQPCTLADIALKTGFHESTVSRTLSNKYYIFENEIYPVKQLFISSTKSGSSKDSILKAIQKFVKEEDKTHPYKDEELVDLLAEIDLYVSRRGVAKYRSLLDIPGSRERRLKY from the coding sequence ATGAAACAGGATTTGATTTTTCAACAAAAATTAACACAAACATTACAGCTTTCCATGTCAATGAAAAATTCTTTAGATATTCTAAAATTAAATCAGGAAGAGCTATTAGATTATATTGAGGCATTGGTAGAAAAAAATCCTGTTATCGCATATAAACCATCTACGGATATGCATACTTTACTGCATGAAACACTGTCACAAACACGTACGTTAAAAGATGATTTATATATGCAATTACATACATTTCCATATGCCTATGATGAGCGTATTTGCACTTATTTAATAGAATCCCTAGATGAGCATGGCTTTCTGACTTCCACAATTAAAGAATATGCACAATGCCTTCAAGTTAGTGAAGATACAATAGAAGATCATTTAGAGATCCTCCAGTCTTTTGAACCATGTGGTATTGCGGCATTTGACAGTGTCGACAGTATTCGTCTACAACTGCTACATAAACATCTGTTTGTGTCTGAATATATCTTTTCAAATTATCCAGATGATATCATAGAAAAAAACTATTCTAAAATTGCTAAGTCATGCCATCTTAGTATTTCTGAAGTCATGGAAGCTTTGGATCATATTAAAAACTGTACGCCGTTTCCTTGTAGTAATTATCAAAATACAAAAGATCCTGTAGTTCTTCCAGATTTTGAAGTAAAAGTTATCGGACAAGAGATTGAATTAATCCCAAAACAGCCAGGTCATTTTACAATTGAAGATGAATTAGCTGTTATGAAAGAAGAAAGTGAACAGATAAAACAATATTTTGAAGAAGCATATTACTTTATCGATAACCTTAATAAACGTAATAAAACTCTTATGATAATGGCAAATGAATTATTCCATATACAGAAGAATTACTTTCTTTATCATGACGAGTTACAGCCTTGTACATTAGCCGATATAGCCTTAAAAACCGGATTTCATGAATCAACTGTTTCCCGTACATTATCAAATAAATATTATATCTTTGAGAATGAAATTTATCCTGTAAAACAATTATTTATATCTTCAACAAAAAGTGGCAGTAGTAAAGATTCTATCCTGAAAGCTATACAAAAATTTGTAAAAGAAGAAGATAAAACCCACCCATATAAAGATGAAGAACTTGTTGATTTATTAGCCGAAATCGATTTATATGTTTCCAGAAGAGGTGTAGCAAAATATCGTTCTTTATTGGATATTCCCGGTTCTCGTGAACGACGATTGAAATATTAA
- a CDS encoding sigma 54-interacting transcriptional regulator — MNEEILTIIKENSQSHKYENNTATNISELVHVSRNEVATILKTLVARHVLMKIEERPAYYIDKQVFENEYNMKIEQDVFKSLDLLLNQSRQSVRDFDKLIGHDGSLSDLINQCKATIAYPPDGLPMMLYGPTGTGKSFIAKLAYEYAKNQNLLEAQGKFIAVNCSEYANNPELLTANLFGYVKGAFTGAEKDKAGLIELANGGVLFLDEVHNLKAECQEKLFQFMDQSIYHRVGDNETWYTSKVRLILATTENPEKVLLKTLQRRIPMTITVPSLQQRGMQEKVQLIYSMFKEEEERLHKKISISTKAYNILLSHEFPGNIGGLKSCVQSCCINSLFQENDEGDMLIQLKSLPNSILNDITEKSAVYTSASEYIKIDDLQNFIHKEKNIIRLNEELMKHYKECVQRIINEEQCIERCRDTVWKYFDSTLIYKEQEQQKDFYQNGIQHILDLVAGQYKFEVTNNDILSVCSYLNAYTKDYHSFRNWSVKNNEVVETFYSFMKQHYHREYSISEEIGKYLSSYLDMDVLPMAMITFIFYFQSLKKDDTYQKRAGVILAHGFSTASSIADAVNKFLGKYVFDAIDMPVNVDMNSVLQQLNSYMKKLGKTEELFLLVDMGSLEEIYKGLHLDNVNVGIINNISTKTALEIGNGILQNRAMEDIFKDVVAYSSTSYHIERNRQKEKVILCSCASGVGTAEKLKQIMEDSLPLQSEISVRVYDYNELVEKGMNSTLFDDYHVLCVIGTLNPNIEQMNFVPIEDLIINDCLGELDNYLEDSMTIEQLQDFKKNILKNFSLSNIMNSLTILNPNKLLEHVADAIDRLQIALDFNFSNNTCFGLYVHISCLIERQVMQKEIEIYPDMNIFEKEHALFISYIKESFKDVENFYRVTIPIAEIGYIYDYVRNDKNFIERGFCI; from the coding sequence ATGAATGAAGAAATTCTTACTATCATAAAAGAAAATTCTCAAAGTCATAAATATGAAAATAATACTGCCACAAACATCAGTGAACTTGTACATGTTAGTCGTAATGAAGTAGCTACGATATTAAAGACGCTTGTGGCACGTCATGTTTTGATGAAGATAGAAGAACGCCCTGCTTATTACATTGATAAACAAGTGTTTGAAAATGAATATAATATGAAAATAGAACAAGACGTTTTTAAAAGTTTAGATTTATTGCTTAACCAAAGTCGTCAAAGTGTACGTGATTTTGATAAATTGATTGGACATGATGGCAGTTTGTCTGATTTAATCAATCAGTGTAAAGCGACAATTGCTTATCCACCTGATGGGCTTCCTATGATGCTATATGGGCCTACAGGAACAGGAAAAAGTTTTATTGCCAAGCTGGCATATGAGTATGCGAAAAATCAAAATTTATTAGAAGCACAAGGAAAATTTATTGCGGTAAACTGTAGTGAATATGCGAACAATCCAGAGTTATTGACTGCGAATTTATTTGGTTATGTAAAAGGTGCATTTACTGGAGCAGAGAAAGATAAAGCTGGGCTGATAGAACTTGCGAATGGTGGCGTATTGTTTTTGGATGAAGTTCATAATCTAAAAGCCGAATGCCAAGAAAAACTATTTCAATTTATGGATCAATCTATTTATCATCGCGTTGGGGATAATGAAACGTGGTATACATCAAAAGTTCGATTGATTCTTGCGACAACAGAGAACCCGGAAAAAGTATTATTAAAAACATTACAGCGAAGAATTCCAATGACGATTACTGTACCATCTTTACAACAAAGAGGAATGCAGGAAAAGGTACAGTTGATATATTCAATGTTCAAAGAGGAAGAAGAGCGTTTACATAAGAAAATCAGTATCAGCACGAAAGCGTATAACATCTTACTGTCACATGAATTTCCTGGTAACATAGGGGGATTAAAAAGCTGTGTACAATCATGTTGTATCAATTCTTTATTTCAAGAAAATGATGAAGGCGATATGCTGATACAGTTAAAAAGTTTACCAAATAGTATTTTAAATGATATTACTGAAAAAAGTGCGGTATATACATCTGCCAGTGAGTATATCAAGATTGATGATTTACAAAATTTTATACATAAAGAAAAGAATATAATACGATTAAATGAAGAATTGATGAAGCATTATAAAGAATGTGTTCAACGAATAATCAATGAAGAACAGTGTATAGAACGATGTAGAGATACTGTATGGAAATATTTTGATAGTACCTTGATTTATAAAGAACAAGAACAGCAAAAGGATTTCTATCAAAATGGTATCCAGCATATCCTTGATTTAGTTGCAGGACAATATAAATTTGAAGTTACGAATAATGATATTTTATCTGTATGCAGCTATTTAAATGCATATACAAAGGATTATCATAGCTTTCGGAATTGGTCTGTTAAAAATAATGAAGTAGTAGAAACTTTTTATTCATTCATGAAACAGCATTATCATCGTGAGTATAGTATATCTGAAGAAATAGGGAAGTATTTATCATCTTATTTAGATATGGATGTACTGCCTATGGCAATGATAACATTTATCTTTTATTTCCAAAGCTTAAAAAAGGATGATACTTATCAAAAACGTGCAGGTGTGATTCTTGCACATGGGTTTTCTACAGCGAGTAGTATTGCTGATGCTGTAAATAAATTTTTAGGGAAATATGTATTTGATGCGATTGATATGCCGGTAAATGTGGATATGAATTCTGTTCTCCAGCAATTAAATTCTTATATGAAAAAGTTAGGAAAAACCGAAGAGTTATTTCTGCTTGTGGACATGGGAAGCTTGGAAGAAATATATAAAGGACTTCATTTAGATAATGTAAATGTTGGAATTATTAATAACATCAGCACAAAAACAGCGTTGGAAATAGGAAATGGTATCTTACAAAATCGTGCAATGGAAGATATCTTCAAAGATGTTGTTGCATATAGTTCTACAAGTTATCATATTGAACGTAATCGTCAGAAAGAGAAAGTGATATTATGTTCATGTGCAAGTGGTGTAGGAACTGCAGAAAAATTGAAACAGATCATGGAAGATTCATTACCTTTACAATCAGAAATATCTGTCAGAGTTTATGATTATAATGAATTGGTAGAGAAAGGAATGAACAGCACATTATTTGATGATTATCATGTATTATGTGTCATTGGAACATTAAATCCAAATATTGAACAAATGAATTTCGTACCCATTGAAGACTTAATCATTAACGATTGTTTAGGTGAGCTGGATAATTATCTTGAAGATTCTATGACAATAGAACAGCTACAGGACTTTAAGAAGAATATTTTAAAGAATTTCTCTTTATCAAATATTATGAACAGTTTGACTATCTTGAATCCAAATAAGCTTTTAGAACATGTCGCTGATGCCATTGATCGTTTACAGATAGCACTGGATTTTAATTTTTCTAATAATACATGTTTTGGATTATATGTACATATCAGTTGTCTGATAGAACGACAAGTTATGCAGAAGGAAATAGAAATCTATCCGGATATGAATATCTTTGAGAAAGAGCATGCACTTTTTATATCTTATATTAAGGAATCATTTAAAGATGTAGAGAATTTCTATAGAGTGACTATACCAATTGCAGAAATAGGCTATATTTATGATTATGTACGCAATGATAAAAATTTTATTGAAAGAGGATTTTGTATATGA
- a CDS encoding PTS sugar transporter subunit IIA translates to MKGDMNLRKIIIASHGEFAKGLKNSITMIVGEMADEIDTFCLYPSESPMDFKETMEKEIGQNGNTQYIFLCDIKGGSVHTALSQLCVYSNVRVFSGTNMNLVLDLLLSYQEGLDDEQAEQLLTNAKKGLTQMTRKDLIIENDEEF, encoded by the coding sequence ATGAAAGGAGATATGAATTTGAGAAAGATTATCATCGCCTCACATGGTGAATTCGCAAAAGGTTTAAAAAATTCTATAACAATGATTGTGGGAGAAATGGCAGATGAAATAGATACATTTTGCCTTTACCCATCAGAAAGTCCTATGGATTTCAAAGAAACAATGGAAAAAGAAATTGGACAAAACGGAAATACGCAATATATATTTCTGTGTGATATCAAAGGAGGGAGCGTGCATACGGCATTGAGCCAATTGTGTGTTTATTCAAATGTTCGTGTATTCAGTGGTACCAATATGAATCTTGTACTGGATTTATTACTTTCTTATCAAGAAGGTCTGGATGATGAACAGGCAGAACAATTACTAACAAATGCGAAAAAAGGTTTAACACAAATGACAAGAAAAGATTTGATCATTGAAAATGATGAGGAATTTTAA
- a CDS encoding PTS sugar transporter subunit IIB, which translates to MIKCLRVDHRLLHGQVAFSWTTSLGADCILIANDDVVQNEIRKTTIKLAKPSGVKLVIKTVEDSIKAINSGVTDKYKLFIVVESIEDAYQLVKNCPQIKAVNLGGTKAREGTRNISKAVNVTKKEEERIREMLDSGIDVEIRMIPLDTSIDARHALNKEG; encoded by the coding sequence ATGATCAAGTGTTTAAGAGTGGATCACAGATTATTACATGGACAGGTAGCATTTTCATGGACAACATCACTTGGCGCAGATTGTATATTAATCGCAAATGATGATGTTGTACAAAATGAAATTCGTAAGACAACCATTAAGCTTGCTAAACCTAGTGGTGTAAAGCTGGTCATCAAAACAGTAGAAGATTCTATTAAAGCAATTAATAGTGGAGTTACTGATAAATATAAATTATTTATTGTTGTGGAATCTATTGAAGATGCATATCAGCTTGTAAAGAACTGTCCACAAATCAAAGCTGTAAATCTGGGAGGAACCAAGGCAAGAGAAGGAACTAGAAATATCTCAAAAGCTGTGAATGTAACAAAGAAAGAAGAAGAAAGGATTAGAGAAATGCTGGATAGCGGTATTGATGTAGAAATTCGTATGATTCCTTTAGATACATCGATTGACGCACGACATGCGTTGAATAAGGAGGGTTAA
- a CDS encoding PTS sugar transporter subunit IIC yields MLQAILLGIIAFIGNCDYALGTSLIKNPIVLGPVVGLVMGDVTQGIIIGGILELAFIGAQSVGAFVPPNVVVGGVLGTAFAISTGKGAEVAVTLAYPIALLASIFENLFMSAIFPLTGTWADKYAEKGNARAIEMIHIGDGIVQSLTFGLLVVFGFLLGSSQVETLVNSIPSVITDGFTVATGLLPGMGFAMLAQMTLNKKVVPFFFLGFLLSAYIGVPVLGIALLGVIAAFLKVDFFSNKTEVVVDGGEDDDF; encoded by the coding sequence ATGCTTCAGGCTATATTGTTGGGAATTATTGCATTTATAGGAAATTGTGATTATGCGTTAGGTACAAGTTTAATCAAAAATCCAATCGTATTAGGTCCGGTTGTTGGATTGGTTATGGGTGATGTCACACAGGGGATTATTATTGGAGGTATTCTTGAATTAGCCTTTATCGGTGCACAATCTGTTGGGGCATTTGTGCCACCAAACGTTGTTGTTGGGGGTGTACTAGGAACAGCATTTGCAATATCTACAGGAAAAGGTGCAGAGGTAGCAGTAACACTAGCTTATCCGATTGCTTTATTAGCAAGTATTTTTGAAAATCTGTTTATGTCCGCAATCTTCCCGTTAACTGGTACATGGGCAGATAAGTATGCGGAAAAAGGTAATGCACGTGCCATTGAAATGATACATATTGGCGATGGAATCGTTCAGAGTTTAACATTTGGCTTATTAGTAGTATTTGGATTCTTATTAGGAAGTAGTCAGGTTGAAACATTGGTAAATTCTATTCCTTCTGTAATTACAGATGGATTTACAGTAGCAACTGGTTTATTACCTGGTATGGGGTTTGCAATGCTTGCGCAAATGACGTTAAACAAAAAAGTGGTACCATTCTTCTTCCTGGGATTCTTATTATCTGCATATATTGGTGTTCCAGTTTTAGGAATCGCATTGTTAGGTGTAATCGCCGCATTCTTAAAAGTTGACTTTTTCTCAAATAAAACAGAGGTAGTTGTTGATGGAGGTGAAGATGATGACTTCTAA
- a CDS encoding PTS system mannose/fructose/sorbose family transporter subunit IID: MTSNNELITKKDLRKIFWRSLPMEFSWHYERQMHMGFEFMMIPALKKIYKDDPEKYKEALQRNLEFFNCSMYVTTFIGSIVASMEEMNAKQDDFDPTSISTMKVALMGPLAGIGDSLFFGTIRIIAIGIGTSLAAQGNILGTLLFLLVFNVPAFLVRYFGAMKGYELGANYLEKIQKSGMMDKFMMAASIVGVMVIGGMTKELITVTTPLAIGTGDAAASIQEILDGIMPGMMSLGVMGIYYWLLKKKVNVIAMIVGTALFGILCVWLGILC, encoded by the coding sequence ATGACTTCTAATAATGAATTAATCACAAAGAAAGATTTACGTAAAATATTCTGGCGATCATTACCAATGGAATTCTCATGGCATTATGAAAGACAGATGCATATGGGTTTTGAGTTTATGATGATTCCTGCATTGAAAAAAATATATAAAGATGATCCAGAAAAATATAAAGAAGCATTACAAAGAAATTTGGAATTCTTTAACTGTTCTATGTATGTTACAACGTTTATTGGTAGTATTGTAGCTTCTATGGAAGAAATGAATGCGAAACAGGATGATTTTGATCCAACATCTATCAGTACGATGAAAGTCGCATTGATGGGGCCACTTGCAGGTATCGGGGACTCCTTATTCTTTGGTACGATAAGAATTATTGCAATTGGTATTGGTACATCTTTAGCTGCACAAGGAAATATTTTGGGAACACTTCTATTCTTACTTGTATTTAATGTTCCGGCATTCCTCGTACGTTATTTCGGAGCGATGAAAGGTTATGAACTAGGCGCAAATTATCTTGAAAAAATACAAAAATCAGGAATGATGGATAAATTTATGATGGCTGCATCTATCGTTGGAGTCATGGTTATTGGAGGTATGACGAAAGAATTAATCACGGTAACAACACCACTTGCGATTGGAACAGGGGATGCTGCAGCAAGTATCCAGGAAATTCTTGATGGTATTATGCCTGGTATGATGAGCTTAGGTGTTATGGGTATATATTACTGGCTTTTGAAAAAGAAAGTGAATGTTATCGCAATGATTGTGGGTACTGCACTATTTGGTATCTTATGTGTATGGTTAGGCATCCTTTGTTAA